A section of the Meles meles chromosome 8, mMelMel3.1 paternal haplotype, whole genome shotgun sequence genome encodes:
- the LOC123948561 gene encoding olfactory receptor 5A2, whose protein sequence is MIVGRNNTIVTKFILLGFSDHPQMKLFLFLLFLGIYLLTLAWNLSLIALIRTDSHLHTPMYFFLSNLSFLDICYVSSTTPRMLSDIITEKKTISFVGCATQYFVFCGMGLTECFLLAAMAYDRYAAICNPLLYTALISHTLCLKMVAGAYVGGFLSSLIETYSVYQHDFCGPNTIDHFFCDLPPVLVLSCSDTFTSQVVTFVVGVVVGMVSVLVILISYGYIVAAVLKINSAKGRTKAFSTCASHLTAVTLFYGSGLFMYMRPSSSYSLNRDKLVSIFYALVIPMVNPIIYSFRNKEIKNAIRKLCRRNMCFLMRLCFSDCKLMFIKRL, encoded by the coding sequence ATGATTGTAGGAAGGAACAACACGATTGTGACAAAATTCATCCTCTTGGGATTTTCAGACCATCCTCAAATgaagcttttcctttttctgttatttttgggGATTTATCTCCTGACCCTAGCCTGGAACCTGAGCCTCATTGCCCTCATCAGGACAGACTCCCACCTGCACacgcccatgtacttcttcctcagtaACCTATCCTTTCTAGATATCTGCTATGTGTCCTCCACAACTCCCAGAATGCTCTCTGACATTatcacagagaagaaaaccatTTCCTTTGTTGGCTGTGCCACCCAGTACTTTGTGTTTTGTGGGATGGGGCTGACCGAATGCTTTCTTTTGGCAGCCATGGCATATGACCGCTATGCTGCAATCTGCAACCCGTTGCTCTACACAGCTCTAATTTCCCATACACTTTGTTTAAAGATGGTGGCTGGGGCCTACGTGGGTGGATTCCTCAGTTCTTTGATTGAAACATACTCTGTTTACCAGCATGATTTCTGTGGGCCCAACACGATTGACCACTTCTTCTGTGACCTTCCTCCAGTTCTGGTTCTGTCATGCTCTGATACTTTTACCAGCCAGGTGGTGACCTTCGTTGTGGGTGTTGTTGTTGGAATGGTGTCTGTCCTTGTGATCCTCATCTCTTATGGTTACATTGTTGCAGCTGTCCTGAAGATCAACTCAGCTAAAGGTAGGACCAAAGCCTTCAGCACCTGTGCCTCTCACCTGACTGCTGTGACCCTTTTCTATGGTTCTGGTCTCTTCATGTACATGCGACCCAGTTCTAGCTACTCCCTAAACCGGGACAAGTTGGTGTCCATATTCTATGCTCTGGTAATCCCTATGGTGAATCCTATCATCTATAGTTTTAGGAACAAGGAGATTAAAAATGCCATAAGAAAGTTGTGCAGAAGGAACATGTGCTTTCTCATGCGCCTTTGTTTTTCTGACTGTAAGCTAATGTTTATAAAGAGGCTGTGA
- the LOC123948560 gene encoding olfactory receptor 5A1 yields the protein MSTTKAWNNSSSVTMFILLGFADHPELQTLLFVTFLCIYLVTLAWNLALIFLIRGDSRLHTPMYFFLSNLSFIDICYSSTVAPKMLTDFFQKQKTISFLGCAAQFFFFVSMGLTECFLLTAMAYDRYAAISNPLLYTAVMSQGLCTRMVLGAYAGGFLSSLIQASSVFRLHFCGPNIINHFFCDLPPVLALSCSDTFPSQVVNFLVVVTVGGTSFLILLISYSYIGAAVLKIHSVESRRKAFNTCASHLMVVTLLFGTALFMYLRPSSSYSLSRDKVVSVFYSLVIPMLNPLIYSLRNREIKDALWKVLEKKKVLFLVHD from the coding sequence ATGTCCACAACCAAGGCCTGGAACAACAGCTCTTCAGTGACCATGTTTATCCTCCTGGGATTTGCAGACCATCCAGAACTCCAGACCCTTCTCTTTGTGACCTTCCTGTGTATCTATCTTGTGACTCTGGCCTGGAACCTGGCCCTCATCTTTCTGATTAGAGGTGACTCCCGCTtgcacacacccatgtacttctttcTCAGCAACTTGTCCTTCATTGACATCTGCTACTCTTCTACAGTGGCCCCCAAGATGCTCACTGATTTCTTTCAGAAGCAAAAGACCATATCGTTCTTGGGCTGTGCtgctcagttttttttctttgtcagcaTGGGTCTTACAGAGTGCTTCCTCCTGACGGCCATGGCATACGACCGATATGCAGCCATCTCCAATCCCCTGCTCTACACTGCCGTCATGTCCCAGGGCCTCTGTACACGCATGGTGCTTGGGGCATATGCTGGTGGCTTCCTGAGTTCCCTGATCCAGGCCAGCTCTGTATTTCGGCTCCATTTCTGTGGACCCAACATCATCAACCATTTCTTCTGTGACCTCCCACCAGTCCTGGCACTTTCCTGCTCTGACACCTTCCCCAGTCAAGTGGTGAATTTTCTCGTGGTGGTCACTGTGGGGGGGACATCATTCCTCATCCTCCTCATCTCCTACAGCTACATAGGAGCTGCTGTCTTGAAGatccactcagtggagagtcgaAGGAAAGCTTTCAACACATGTGCCTCACACCTGATGGTGGTGACTCTGTTATTTGGGACAGCCCTTTTCATGTACCTGCGACCCAGCTCCAGCTACTCACTCAGCAGGGACAAGGTGGTGTCTGTGTTCTATTCGCTGGTCATCCCCATGTTGA